The following proteins are co-located in the Neodiprion virginianus isolate iyNeoVirg1 chromosome 6, iyNeoVirg1.1, whole genome shotgun sequence genome:
- the LOC124306707 gene encoding odorant receptor 49b-like produces MATAKTEESFSQVIRMNVALLKFSGTIPMDDEISSKTLLSCGLAIISGAALILHTSAYIYDFLIHAAFLETAIESLALIIALFGGLVRYLIVYWLRGDMHKILRTLDDLWKTASDDERRCINSLMKGAENLTYFFLSQCIFTIFFYTIAPLFVHLHDSNSNATRSLPYAFFTEVNQSPCYEILYFIQIFSMLHLCVTCVGVDMAGPLLITTVCGHLRVIRNRFRSMAQSMKIQMNDKSDIIIPRTCDRYNQAIVDSRLEIGINNPVETSVASELRSCLNYHKIILKICVHIERLTNIIFLTQLIGSTYILSAVGFKLTGNDQDKFKYSSQIVIGVVQLLICNWPPHDLMTESEAIADAAYFVPWYQWPSDLQKSIQIVILRAQKPVRLTAGKFVYLSLETFASMVSSAVSFFTVLRSLN; encoded by the exons ATGGCTACAGCAAAAACTGAGGAATCATTTAGTCAAGTCATTCGTATGAATGTTGCCCTGCTAAAATTTTCCGGGACCATTCCGATGGACGATGAGATTTCCTCGAAGACGCTCCTCAGCTGCGGCTTGGCCATCATTTCCGGCGCCGCACTGATACTTCACACTTCGGCCTATATCTACGACTTTCTTATTCACGCGGCCTTTTTGGAGACAGCGATCGAGTCCCTCGCCTTGATAATCGCCCTTTTCGGAGGACTTGTACGTTACCTGATTGTCTACTGGTTACGAGGTGATATGCATAAAATATTGCGGACCCTCGACGATCTGTGGAAGACTGCATCCGATGATGAGCGTCGATGTATCAATTCGCTAATGAAAGGCGCAGAAAACCTCACCTACTTCTTCTTGTCGCAGTGCAtattcacaatatttttttacacaatcgCGCCACTCTTCGTCCATTTACACGACAGTAACTCAAACGCGACCAGAAGTTTACCTTACGCCTTTTTTACCGAGGTAAATCAGTCACCCTGCTACGAAATTCTCTACtttattcagatttttagTATGCTTCATCTCTGTGTGACTTGTGTCGGCGTTGACATGGCTGGACCACTTTTGATAACAACCGTCTGCGGACACTTGAGAGTTATCCGGAACCGATTCAGGAGTATGGCACAATCGATGAAGATTCAAATGAACGACAAGAGCGACATAATCATTCCTCGTACCTGTGACCGTTATAACCAAGCAATAGTGGATTCCAGGTTGGAAATCGGAATAAACAATCCTGTAGAAACATCAGTGGCGTCTGAGCTTAGGTCTTGTCTTAATTATcacaaaataattctcaa aaTATGCGTGCACATCGAACGATTAACGAACATCATATTTCTCACGCAACTCATCGGGAGCACTTACATCTTATCAGCGGTTGGGTTCAAATTGACCGGG AATGACCAGGACAAATTCAAGTACTCTTCGCAAATTGTCATTGGAGTGGTTCAACTCCTAATATGCAACTGGCCACCGCACGATCTGATGACAGAG AGCGAAGCAATTGCAGACGCTGCTTACTTTGTCCCGTGGTATCAATGGCCAAGTGACCTTCAAAAATCTATTCAAATCGTGATCCTGAGAGCTCAAAAGCCGGTCCGATTGACAGCTGGAAAATTCGTGTACCTCTCCCTGGAAACTTTTGCATCG ATGGTTTCATCGGCTGTCTCCTTTTTCACGGTGCTAAGGTCACTCAATTAG